Proteins from one Ricinus communis isolate WT05 ecotype wild-type chromosome 9, ASM1957865v1, whole genome shotgun sequence genomic window:
- the LOC8263559 gene encoding putative RNA-binding protein YlmH isoform X2, which translates to MCARRVLAMGAMGTSVTTGLLIRRAFQSFSLPRTSSTNLSIHAAPCFFPLSWPPSRNSGICQLAQAMKSEVSDLLKSVGDKSVVEEVKHILDMSRRASSRREALHTDFLTPPILKESMLLLEKLADIKAVGQGGYPQAERCRLSVGHPEALMNDPDIIAALSITGNFAFQPCSHGDFLGSILGTGISREKVGDIILQGEKGAQILTVPELVDFIMSSLDKVGNVSVSCARIPLLALEYEPPRTRTFNTIEASLRVDALASAGFKISRSKLVDLIRDVRVNWTTITKNNTILKTGDIVSVSGKGRLKIGEINSTKKGKFAVELIRYL; encoded by the exons ATGTGCGCAAGGCGAGTACTGGCAATGGGTGCCATGGGCACATCAGTGACAACTGGGCTGCTCATAAGAAGAGCATTTCAATCTTTTTCTCTTCCCAGAACCTCTTCTACTAACCTCTCTATTCATGCTGCCCCTTGCTTTTTTCCTCTGTCCTGGCCTCCTTCGAGAAACTCAG GGATATGTCAGTTGGCACAAGCTATGAAGAGTGAAGTTAGTGATTTACTCAAGAGTGTCGGAGACAAAAGTGTTGTTGAAGAAGTGAAGCATATTCTTGACATG TCTAGAAGGGCATCATCAAGAAGAGAAGCTCTCCATACAGATTTTCTCACCCCACCAATATTGAAGGAGTCAATGCTTTTATTGGAAAAATTAGCTGACATTAAAGCAGTTGGTCAGGGAGGATATCCACag GCTGAGCGTTGCCGGCTTTCTGTTGGACATCCAGAAGCACTAATGAACGATCCAGATATAATTGCAGCATTGAG TATCACAGGTAACTTCGCATTTCAACCTTGTTCTCATGGTGACTTCCTTGGCTCAATTCTAGGTACAGGGATCTCCAGGGAAAAGGTTGGGGATATAATCTTGCAG GGAGAGAAAGGGGCTCAAATCCTAACTGTCCCAGAACTTGTCGACTTTATCATGTCCTCACTGGACAAG GTTGGTAATGTTTCAGTTTCATGTGCAAGGATACCTTTGCTGGCTCTTGAATATGAACCACCGAG GACTAGGACTTTCAATACAATAGAAGCATCACTCAGGGTGGATGCTCTAGCTAGTGCAGGATTCAAGATTTCACGGTCAAAACTAGTTGATTTGATTAG AGATGTGCGTGTGAATTGGACTACCAtcacaaaaaataatactattcTAAAAACTGGAGATATTGTCTCGGTTAGTGGGAAAGGAAGACTAAAG ATAGGAGAAATAAATTCtacaaagaaaggaaaatttgCAGTTGAGCTTATTCGCTATCTGTAA
- the LOC8263559 gene encoding putative RNA-binding protein YlmH isoform X1 has translation MCARRVLAMGAMGTSVTTGLLIRRAFQSFSLPRTSSTNLSIHAAPCFFPLSWPPSRNSGICQLAQAMKSEVSDLLKSVGDKSVVEEVKHILDMSRRASSRREALHTDFLTPPILKESMLLLEKLADIKAVGQGGYPQAERCRLSVGHPEALMNDPDIIAALSITGNFAFQPCSHGDFLGSILGTGISREKVGDIILQGEKGAQILTVPELVDFIMSSLDKVGNVSVSCARIPLLALEYEPPRTRTFNTIEASLRVDALASAGFKISRSKLVDLISNRDVRVNWTTITKNNTILKTGDIVSVSGKGRLKIGEINSTKKGKFAVELIRYL, from the exons ATGTGCGCAAGGCGAGTACTGGCAATGGGTGCCATGGGCACATCAGTGACAACTGGGCTGCTCATAAGAAGAGCATTTCAATCTTTTTCTCTTCCCAGAACCTCTTCTACTAACCTCTCTATTCATGCTGCCCCTTGCTTTTTTCCTCTGTCCTGGCCTCCTTCGAGAAACTCAG GGATATGTCAGTTGGCACAAGCTATGAAGAGTGAAGTTAGTGATTTACTCAAGAGTGTCGGAGACAAAAGTGTTGTTGAAGAAGTGAAGCATATTCTTGACATG TCTAGAAGGGCATCATCAAGAAGAGAAGCTCTCCATACAGATTTTCTCACCCCACCAATATTGAAGGAGTCAATGCTTTTATTGGAAAAATTAGCTGACATTAAAGCAGTTGGTCAGGGAGGATATCCACag GCTGAGCGTTGCCGGCTTTCTGTTGGACATCCAGAAGCACTAATGAACGATCCAGATATAATTGCAGCATTGAG TATCACAGGTAACTTCGCATTTCAACCTTGTTCTCATGGTGACTTCCTTGGCTCAATTCTAGGTACAGGGATCTCCAGGGAAAAGGTTGGGGATATAATCTTGCAG GGAGAGAAAGGGGCTCAAATCCTAACTGTCCCAGAACTTGTCGACTTTATCATGTCCTCACTGGACAAG GTTGGTAATGTTTCAGTTTCATGTGCAAGGATACCTTTGCTGGCTCTTGAATATGAACCACCGAG GACTAGGACTTTCAATACAATAGAAGCATCACTCAGGGTGGATGCTCTAGCTAGTGCAGGATTCAAGATTTCACGGTCAAAACTAGTTGATTTGATTAG TAACAGAGATGTGCGTGTGAATTGGACTACCAtcacaaaaaataatactattcTAAAAACTGGAGATATTGTCTCGGTTAGTGGGAAAGGAAGACTAAAG ATAGGAGAAATAAATTCtacaaagaaaggaaaatttgCAGTTGAGCTTATTCGCTATCTGTAA
- the LOC8263559 gene encoding putative RNA-binding protein YlmH isoform X3: MLPLAFFLCPGLLRETQRILYMSRRASSRREALHTDFLTPPILKESMLLLEKLADIKAVGQGGYPQAERCRLSVGHPEALMNDPDIIAALSITGNFAFQPCSHGDFLGSILGTGISREKVGDIILQGEKGAQILTVPELVDFIMSSLDKVGNVSVSCARIPLLALEYEPPRTRTFNTIEASLRVDALASAGFKISRSKLVDLISNRDVRVNWTTITKNNTILKTGDIVSVSGKGRLKIGEINSTKKGKFAVELIRYL, from the exons ATGCTGCCCCTTGCTTTTTTCCTCTGTCCTGGCCTCCTTCGAGAAACTCAG CGTATCCTTTACATG TCTAGAAGGGCATCATCAAGAAGAGAAGCTCTCCATACAGATTTTCTCACCCCACCAATATTGAAGGAGTCAATGCTTTTATTGGAAAAATTAGCTGACATTAAAGCAGTTGGTCAGGGAGGATATCCACag GCTGAGCGTTGCCGGCTTTCTGTTGGACATCCAGAAGCACTAATGAACGATCCAGATATAATTGCAGCATTGAG TATCACAGGTAACTTCGCATTTCAACCTTGTTCTCATGGTGACTTCCTTGGCTCAATTCTAGGTACAGGGATCTCCAGGGAAAAGGTTGGGGATATAATCTTGCAG GGAGAGAAAGGGGCTCAAATCCTAACTGTCCCAGAACTTGTCGACTTTATCATGTCCTCACTGGACAAG GTTGGTAATGTTTCAGTTTCATGTGCAAGGATACCTTTGCTGGCTCTTGAATATGAACCACCGAG GACTAGGACTTTCAATACAATAGAAGCATCACTCAGGGTGGATGCTCTAGCTAGTGCAGGATTCAAGATTTCACGGTCAAAACTAGTTGATTTGATTAG TAACAGAGATGTGCGTGTGAATTGGACTACCAtcacaaaaaataatactattcTAAAAACTGGAGATATTGTCTCGGTTAGTGGGAAAGGAAGACTAAAG ATAGGAGAAATAAATTCtacaaagaaaggaaaatttgCAGTTGAGCTTATTCGCTATCTGTAA
- the LOC8263561 gene encoding protein GRIM REAPER encodes MASCLLKNTTILSILLLLFLNTPKTQSADIEDEDDDEVYVLDYPLQNSMSRSRFLTTVIRKGKHCDPTYNNICSGVSANNGTSLLYCCKKHCRNILGDKNNCGQCGRKCKFGEHCCHGICTNVASSADHCGKCNRKCASGVPCNYGSCGYA; translated from the coding sequence atGGCTAGTTGTCTACTCAAGAACACAACCATTCTCTCCATACTTCTGCTACTGTTCTTGAATACTCCAAAAACCCAGTCTGCTGAtatagaagatgaagatgatgatgaagtgTATGTTCTTGACTACCCATTGCAAAATTCCATGTCAAGAAGCAGATTCTTGACTACTGTTATAAGAAAAGGTAAGCACTGCGACCCAACTTATAACAACATATGTAGTGGAGTTTCTGCCAACAATGGCACTAGCCTGCTCTACTGCTGCAAGAAACACTGCAGGAATATTCTTGGAGATAAGAATAATTGCGGCCAATGCGGCCGCAAGTGCAAGTTCGGAGAGCACTGCTGCCATGGAATATGTACTAATGTTGCTTCTAGTGCTGATCACTGTGGCAAGTGCAATCGCAAATGCGCCAGTGGAGTTCCCTGCAACTATGGTTCATGTGGGTATGCTTAA